The sequence below is a genomic window from Desulfobulbus oligotrophicus.
TGTTGGTGAGCAGGAGGACGATACCCAGGGCAACAAAAACTGCTGTTGCTGTGCGACGGCGGCGGTACAGGTTGCGCAAGGCTATCCGTGCCAGAAGTGGGCCGGTGGCCGACCAGCGTTGGCAGCAGCGGAAGAAAAAAGAGGCGATCAGGGCAAAGAGGGCAACCAGAAGGAACAGACCAACAACAAAGAGCAGACCGAATGATGGCGTATGGCTGAGAAAAATGGTCAGCAGGAGCAGGAGGGCTATGCCCGGCAACATGGCGATGATGGTCTGTTTTTGAGGGAGAGTCGGTAACGGGAAGGGACTTTCCTGTTCTCGCCATAACAGCAGGGGGTGTATTGTCTGTATGCGCAGAAGTGCGGGTAGGCAAAACAGAATACTGCCGCAGGTGGCGATGAGAAGAGCGAGGGCCATGGTCAGCGGATCCAGGTGCGGTGTCAGTCCTGAGGGAAGAATTCCGGTGAAGAGGCCTGTAAACAGGGGGAGCAGAAGCCAGGCAGCCATAACTGCCCCCAGAACAGCGATCAGGCCAAGCAGGATCAGTTTGCCTGTGGCGAGAAGCAGGCAGTGGGAATGACGTGCTCCCAACGTCAAAAGGATGAACAGCTCTTTGGCACTATGGTCAAGGTGAGTCTGGAAGAGATGGGCTGCGGTTATGGCGGCGAGTGCCAGGGCAACCAGAGAGGTCACGGCAAGGAAGGAGTGGAACTGACTGAACAGGCGCTGCAGAGTGCGGTTGCTGTCCGCCGCTGTAACCACTCTGATGGATGGAGATTGATCGGCCGGGTGCGTAAAAGATTGAGATAATTTTGAAGCTATGGCAGTACTGTTCGTGCCTTCCGGCAGCCGGATAAACGTTGTGTAGCTGATGCGACTGCCGAAACGAACGAGGCCTGTCTGCTCCAGATGTTCCAAACCGAGATACACCTTAGGGGCAAAGTTGAGGGCGGAGAGATCTCCACCAGGTTCATTTTCAAAGAACACGGTCGCAGAAAATGGAGTCTGACCGATGTCCAGCGCATCTCCAGGTGACAGACCGAAGAAACGGGCTGTCTCCCGACTCAGCATGATATGATGCTGTTGTTGCAGGCCGGTGATTGCCTGGTGTGTTCGGGTGTTTTGGTCAGCAAACCGGAAGTGACCGTACAGGGGATAGGCAGCATCAACAGCAATGATCTGGGTCAATCTGGTGCCGTTCTTCCCTTGGATCATCGTATACAATGAGATCTGTCGGGAAAAGTGGCTTTTGTCGTCGGTGATCGATCGGACAGTCTCCAGCTCTTCCGGTGTCAATGGGCGGCTGGATTGAAGGGTCAGATCAGCGGTGAGCATGTCACGGAGGTGGGTGCTGAGGTGACGGTCAACCGAAGCACCAAAAGAACCCACGAGAAGGAAACCGATGAGACTGATGCCGAGGTTGATGATAAAGAGCAGGGTGAATCGTCGGTGACCGAGCAGATCGCGCCAGGCAAGACGAACAAGGGCCATCATTGCAGCACTCCGTGCGTGAGGTGTAGTTGGCGGGAGCAGCGGGCTGCCAGCTCCTGATTGTGGGTGACCACAATCAGGGTCATCTGTTCCTGCTGCACCAGGGTAAACAGCAGATCGGCAACGTCCCTGCCGGTGGTCAGGTCAAGGTTACCTGTGGGCTCATCCGCCAGGAGCAGTAACGGTTTAACAGCAAGAGCCCGGGCGATGGCCACTCGCTGGCATTCACCACCGCTGAGCTGGCCGGGCAGATGCTCGCTGCGGGCGGTAAGTCCAACGCGCGCAAGTAAAGAGTGCCGGATGTCGGGAGAGCAGGAGCGGCCTTGTAGTTCAAGCGGCAGGCAGATGTTCTCTCCGGCTGTCAGGTGCGGAAGAAGATGGAACTGCTGAAAAACGATGCCGAGATGGGTGGTGCGAAATCGGTGCAGGCTCCTTGCGTCCATATCGGTCAGCACGGCATTGTTGATGACGATACGGCCGTGATCAGCACTGTCCAGCCCGGCAAGCAGCGTCAGAAGAGTTGATTTACCGCTGCCGGAATGACCGGTAATCGCCAGGGTGGAACCGGCTTCAAGGGAAAAGGTAACCCCGTTGAGGACATTGATCCGACCAGACTCCGGAAGCAGGTAGGACTTGTGCAGATTCTCCACCTCAATAAATCGTGTCGTTGTGGTCATGTTCATGGCCCGTTGCTGCCAACGGGCGGGAGTTGTTGCAGGTGCTGTCTGAGTGTGGGATAGACATGACGGGCGATTATCCGGTGGCCTTCAACATT
It includes:
- a CDS encoding ABC transporter permease, translating into MMALVRLAWRDLLGHRRFTLLFIINLGISLIGFLLVGSFGASVDRHLSTHLRDMLTADLTLQSSRPLTPEELETVRSITDDKSHFSRQISLYTMIQGKNGTRLTQIIAVDAAYPLYGHFRFADQNTRTHQAITGLQQQHHIMLSRETARFFGLSPGDALDIGQTPFSATVFFENEPGGDLSALNFAPKVYLGLEHLEQTGLVRFGSRISYTTFIRLPEGTNSTAIASKLSQSFTHPADQSPSIRVVTAADSNRTLQRLFSQFHSFLAVTSLVALALAAITAAHLFQTHLDHSAKELFILLTLGARHSHCLLLATGKLILLGLIAVLGAVMAAWLLLPLFTGLFTGILPSGLTPHLDPLTMALALLIATCGSILFCLPALLRIQTIHPLLLWREQESPFPLPTLPQKQTIIAMLPGIALLLLLTIFLSHTPSFGLLFVVGLFLLVALFALIASFFFRCCQRWSATGPLLARIALRNLYRRRRTATAVFVALGIVLLLTNIIPQIEKGLAAEISHPKGLTLPNLFLIDIQEEQKQPLIHFFHKHEGVLSSPAPMVQGRITRINNVPFSLWRQQHRLEGEQGLRRTEFNFSSRLHPDPSETIVEGAPLPAEPWQMATQQPFAISMEKEFSKRLQVKRGDRIVVDIQGIEMEGEIVNLRRVRWASFQPNFFMLLQPGVLDDAPKTFLASVSRVDKTMQPDLVKQLAISFPNISVLDVNGLVTRLMHITEQLTRAVRFLAALVMVTGLIAVIAVTGQDVLRREREINLMRVLGAGRNTIRLLLTLELCSLATAAAVIAFFCSLLCSYTISWLLFDHLWSVQWGQALLLLLSAVALCATIAVTAADSVTRQRPVLLLS
- a CDS encoding ABC transporter ATP-binding protein encodes the protein MNMTTTTRFIEVENLHKSYLLPESGRINVLNGVTFSLEAGSTLAITGHSGSGKSTLLTLLAGLDSADHGRIVINNAVLTDMDARSLHRFRTTHLGIVFQQFHLLPHLTAGENICLPLELQGRSCSPDIRHSLLARVGLTARSEHLPGQLSGGECQRVAIARALAVKPLLLLADEPTGNLDLTTGRDVADLLFTLVQQEQMTLIVVTHNQELAARCSRQLHLTHGVLQ